Proteins from a single region of Phycisphaeraceae bacterium D3-23:
- a CDS encoding putative zinc-binding metallopeptidase yields MPRAPKTKSAAPRWASWPDQRLMQLRLCDLGVELADCPDLVAHLNQLNDELARRGVKRFAPHAWLSSEWFSPDGVPGIAVPFYLAHPRLAKLEKSQMLTVEGGTRRTCMRILRHEAGHTLCSAYRLHRRQKFREVFGSVAEPYPEAYKPDPASRDFVTHLDAWYAQAHPAEDFAETFAVWLGQPARWRKTYAGWPALRKLEYLDEVIDEIGNKPPPVRSRRKVEPLSQLKATLEAHYQARRWFYADSFPDFYDRDLLKIFSAEPDFRLRPTAASFLRKVRPELRNDVARWTGAHAYSIDQVLRDMIDRSKELKLRLAVPEAQAKRDARMMLTVQTMNYLHAGHHPVAL; encoded by the coding sequence GTGCCGCGAGCCCCGAAAACCAAATCCGCCGCCCCGCGCTGGGCGAGCTGGCCCGACCAACGCCTGATGCAGCTTCGCCTGTGCGACCTCGGCGTCGAGCTCGCCGACTGCCCGGACCTCGTCGCCCACCTCAATCAGCTCAACGACGAGCTCGCCCGACGCGGGGTCAAACGATTTGCCCCGCACGCCTGGCTCTCGTCCGAGTGGTTCAGCCCGGACGGCGTCCCCGGGATCGCGGTCCCCTTCTACCTCGCCCACCCCCGCCTCGCGAAACTCGAAAAATCGCAGATGCTCACCGTCGAGGGCGGCACCCGCCGCACCTGCATGCGCATCCTCCGCCACGAGGCGGGCCACACCCTCTGCTCCGCTTACCGCCTGCACCGCCGTCAAAAATTCCGCGAGGTCTTCGGCTCCGTCGCCGAGCCCTACCCCGAGGCCTACAAGCCCGACCCCGCCTCGCGCGACTTCGTCACCCACCTCGACGCGTGGTACGCCCAGGCCCACCCGGCCGAGGACTTCGCCGAGACCTTCGCCGTCTGGCTGGGCCAGCCCGCGCGCTGGCGCAAGACCTACGCCGGCTGGCCCGCGCTGCGCAAGCTCGAGTACCTCGACGAGGTCATCGACGAGATCGGCAACAAGCCGCCGCCCGTCCGCTCGCGCCGCAAGGTCGAGCCGCTCAGCCAGCTCAAGGCCACGCTCGAAGCGCACTACCAGGCCCGCCGCTGGTTCTACGCCGACAGCTTCCCCGACTTCTATGACCGCGACCTGCTCAAGATCTTCAGCGCCGAACCCGACTTTCGGCTACGCCCCACCGCCGCCAGCTTCCTCCGCAAGGTCCGGCCCGAACTGCGCAACGACGTCGCCCGATGGACCGGCGCGCACGCCTACTCGATCGACCAGGTCCTCCGAGACATGATCGACCGCAGCAAAGAGCTCAAGCTCCGCCTCGCCGTCCCCGAAGCCCAGGCCAAACGCGACGCGCGCATGATGCTCACCGTCCAGACCATGAACTACCTCCACGCCGGCCACCACCCGGTCGCGCTGTGA
- a CDS encoding transglutaminase-like domain-containing protein has translation MPLHEPLHCRLDAFTALRDQLPELETTRGLVRSAVAVSMHELDHADIINVEIELDDYARQILDRIHNPNNTRALVAHTHEVLFEEARFRGNLGDYDNPRNSYLGSVLRTRLGLPITLALVYKAVLDGVGVPCYGINAPGHFLAALPADATSQVVGDDPITFIDPFAGGRLLTRAEAMHRVRQTSPHAFLEDGEPLPIASHKQWLLRLIRNLIAGFERRDQHRDTAAMLEMTRMIEENV, from the coding sequence TTGCCCCTGCACGAACCGCTCCACTGCCGACTTGATGCGTTCACCGCGCTGCGTGACCAGCTCCCCGAGCTGGAGACGACGCGCGGGCTGGTGCGCTCGGCCGTGGCGGTCTCGATGCACGAGCTCGACCACGCCGACATCATCAACGTCGAGATCGAGCTCGACGACTACGCCCGACAAATCCTCGACCGCATCCACAACCCCAACAACACCCGAGCCCTGGTCGCACATACACACGAAGTCCTGTTCGAGGAAGCCCGCTTCCGTGGCAACCTCGGCGACTACGACAACCCACGCAACAGCTACCTGGGCAGCGTGCTCCGCACCCGGCTGGGGCTGCCCATCACGCTGGCGCTGGTCTACAAGGCCGTGCTCGACGGCGTCGGCGTCCCGTGCTACGGCATCAATGCCCCGGGCCACTTCCTCGCCGCCCTGCCCGCCGACGCCACCAGCCAGGTCGTCGGCGACGACCCCATCACCTTCATCGACCCCTTCGCCGGCGGCCGACTGCTCACGCGGGCCGAAGCGATGCATCGCGTCCGTCAGACCTCGCCCCACGCCTTCCTCGAAGACGGCGAGCCGCTCCCCATCGCCAGCCACAAGCAGTGGCTGCTCCGCCTCATCCGAAACCTCATCGCCGGCTTCGAACGCCGCGACCAGCACCGCGACACCGCCGCCATGCTCGAGATGACCCGGATGATCGAGGAAAACGTGTGA